In one Parvibaculum sp. genomic region, the following are encoded:
- a CDS encoding enoyl-CoA hydratase/isomerase family protein yields MTEKNATAYKTLIVEKRGGVDWVTMNRPDALNAMNRALVDELQDYFGRLYTDHSVRVVVLRGAGRAFCAGLDLKERANRPEDAATGASPQAGLVAQRRISEIVMRMRRCPQPIVSLVHGPACGGGFALALASDIRIAGESARMNAAFIRIGLSACDIGVSYFLPRLVGVSVASELMMTGRFIDAARAERVGLVSEVVPDEKLADAAAPYIEEMLTTSPLGLRLTKECLNMSVDAGSLEAAVAMEDRNQILCAQTNDFREGIGAFLGKRRPEYTDS; encoded by the coding sequence ATGACCGAAAAAAATGCGACGGCCTACAAAACCCTGATCGTCGAGAAGCGAGGCGGCGTCGACTGGGTGACGATGAACCGGCCCGACGCGCTGAACGCGATGAACCGCGCGCTGGTCGACGAGCTGCAGGATTATTTCGGGCGTCTTTACACGGATCATTCGGTGCGCGTGGTTGTGCTCCGGGGCGCCGGCCGCGCCTTCTGCGCCGGGCTCGACCTCAAGGAACGCGCGAACCGCCCGGAAGACGCCGCCACCGGTGCCAGCCCGCAAGCCGGCCTCGTCGCGCAGCGCCGCATCAGCGAAATCGTGATGCGCATGCGCCGCTGTCCGCAGCCGATCGTCTCGCTGGTGCATGGGCCCGCCTGCGGCGGCGGCTTCGCGCTGGCGCTTGCTTCCGACATCCGCATCGCCGGCGAGAGCGCGCGCATGAACGCCGCCTTCATCCGCATCGGCCTGTCGGCCTGCGACATCGGCGTGAGCTATTTCCTGCCGCGCCTTGTCGGCGTGTCGGTGGCGTCGGAACTGATGATGACCGGCCGCTTCATCGATGCGGCGCGCGCCGAACGCGTCGGCCTCGTTTCGGAAGTGGTGCCGGACGAGAAGCTCGCCGACGCCGCCGCGCCCTATATCGAGGAAATGCTGACGACATCGCCGCTGGGGCTGCGCCTCACCAAGGAATGCCTCAACATGTCGGTCGATGCCGGCAGCCTGGAAGCCGCGGTCGCGATGGAGGACCGCAACCAGATCCTCTGCGCACAGACCAACGATTTCCGCGAAGGCATCGGCGCCTTTCTCGGCAAGCGGCGACCGGAATACACCGACAGTTGA
- a CDS encoding PilZ domain-containing protein, with protein MSLFSRLLDHLRGGSDGPELRLAARMNAPLLIVEIGGYAHKTRDWSAGGACIEDFAGETDVGAMLSGYLHWAGDERRLAFTAETMRIEPGGALALRWLDLPLALQQEMEALLG; from the coding sequence ATGTCCCTATTCTCACGATTGCTCGATCATTTGCGCGGCGGCTCCGACGGGCCGGAGCTGCGCCTTGCCGCGCGCATGAACGCGCCGCTGCTGATTGTCGAGATCGGCGGCTACGCGCACAAGACGCGCGACTGGTCGGCGGGCGGCGCCTGCATCGAGGACTTTGCGGGCGAGACGGATGTCGGCGCCATGCTGAGCGGGTATCTGCATTGGGCGGGCGACGAGCGCCGGCTTGCCTTCACCGCCGAGACGATGCGCATCGAGCCGGGCGGCGCGCTGGCGCTGCGCTGGCTCGACCTGCCGCTGGCGCTGCAGCAGGAAATGGAAGCGCTGCTCGGCTGA